GACCTGAGCGACCTTGGTTCCGTAGATCAGTTCCCCCGGCTCGAGGGCCGCAGGATGGTCATGGTGGTGTCTCCGAAAAAATAACACTATCGATGGCTTCATAAAAAGGTACCGGAGGACCTGACCTCCGGCATACGAACCGGATGCCCCTCCGGGCCGCATCCTCCGCGACCGTGACGCGCTCTTTGAGACCTTTATTGAATTTTGTCATTTCGAGACCTCTGAATTTTGTCATTTCGAGGAGCGAAGCGACGAGAAATCCTGATGATGGCCGTTAGTGAAAGATTTCTCCCTTCGGTCGAAATGACGGAGGAGGGTGGTTGAAATGACGACGGGGGACGGTCGAAATGACGGAGGGGGGACGGTTGCAATGATGACGGGGACGGTTGCAATGACGGAGGGGGAGCGGTCGAAATGACACAATCGACAGGTTTTCAAAGGTCTCTTTTTGTTTACCAGGCGGTGCGCGTCGTGTCCGCGGACCTTTTTACCAGGCCATCGCATTCAATGGCTCCGGCGACTTCGCGCGGAACCGACAACACGAGAGGTTACACAATGCCAAAGTTAAAGACCCACAGGGGCGCGGCAAAAAGATTCGGGCTCACGGGGACAGGGAAAGTGAAGCGCGGCAAGGCCTTCGCAAGCCACATTCTCACGAAGAAAACCCGTAAAAGAAAACGGAACCTGAGGAGGGCGGCAACCC
This window of the Syntrophales bacterium genome carries:
- the rpmI gene encoding 50S ribosomal protein L35, whose amino-acid sequence is MPKLKTHRGAAKRFGLTGTGKVKRGKAFASHILTKKTRKRKRNLRRAATLNKRDETGIKRLIPYL